From Streptomyces sp. NBC_00370, a single genomic window includes:
- a CDS encoding TetR/AcrR family transcriptional regulator: MTATAAVETEARRVPRPRADALRNRERIVAAAREMFVEYGPEAPLDEIARRAGIGNATLYRHFPDRTSLIHDVVLSVLARTADLAEEVAMRESDPSFALRRFVHAAADERVGALCPLLSGDFDRARPDLDAARMRLEGAVEALMERARQAGRLRTDVAVGDLMVALSQLTRPLPGTGCVNMDRFTHRHLQLFLDGLEAPARSELPGKAATLEDLRRAAP; the protein is encoded by the coding sequence GTGACCGCCACAGCCGCCGTCGAAACCGAAGCGCGCCGGGTTCCCCGACCGCGCGCGGACGCTCTGCGCAACAGGGAGCGGATCGTCGCAGCGGCCCGGGAGATGTTCGTGGAGTACGGGCCCGAGGCCCCGCTCGACGAGATCGCCCGCCGCGCGGGCATCGGCAACGCCACGCTGTACCGGCACTTCCCCGACCGCACCTCCCTCATCCACGACGTCGTGCTCTCCGTCCTGGCCCGCACGGCGGACCTGGCCGAAGAAGTCGCGATGCGGGAGTCCGACCCCTCGTTCGCGCTCCGCCGCTTCGTGCACGCGGCGGCAGACGAGCGGGTGGGGGCCCTGTGCCCCCTGCTCTCCGGTGATTTCGACCGAGCCCGCCCCGACCTCGACGCGGCGCGCATGCGCCTCGAAGGCGCCGTAGAAGCGCTGATGGAACGGGCACGGCAGGCCGGACGACTGCGCACCGACGTCGCCGTCGGCGACCTGATGGTCGCGCTGTCCCAGCTCACCCGCCCGCTGCCCGGCACCGGCTGCGTCAACATGGACCGGTTCACCCACCGGCATCTGCAGCTGTTCCTGGACGGCCTTGAGGCGCCCGCCCGGTCGGAACTCCCCGGCAAGGCCGCGACTCTGGAGGATCTGCGCCGCGCCGCTCCGTGA